A region from the Lepidochelys kempii isolate rLepKem1 chromosome 16, rLepKem1.hap2, whole genome shotgun sequence genome encodes:
- the LOC140899312 gene encoding kelch-like protein 13 isoform X2 — MSLSTQSLSLTSDTYLAKLLAGACSLRSQNALCDVTLEAGGVRFPAHKIILASASNYCKILFVGNTTRAGSPDANVQLKAISAGGLRNVLNFIYSNKLDLSLQNVEETFKAAETLLIREVIKLCFQFLEDGLNHKNCLDTLNIARRLGPEELRQKAMNYVGQHYKQILTDPQCMKQLDRETLCEILDKTDMAGCTELELFNAAISWLLHDSVRLKGAADILKRIRFPLIPLRDLQRYVQETPIMRTDSECHRYLQEALSYHSQLYAQPALQTQHTSIRSSSSMLLVLGGRTTDNRICRDMWVVDESCSAWRKIGELATPVYNHCVAVINNFLFVIGGQSRFDPAGKQPSNEVFRFDPRDKSWLQVSSMLERRTRFHADVLSDRILAVGGGTLLGKLTNTMETYQPAENKWEHAAPFPVPVADHAGTTHKGILYISGGFSAGKTLRDTYSYLPRLRRWITNRAMTFARCDHGMAAIRDRIFCIGGRTLSAIIYEYVEQHWSWYRSLGDTTIYNSEVCIYKPDNNKVFINWL; from the exons ATGTCACTCAGCACTCAGAGCCTCTCTCTCACATCGGACACGTACCTGGCTAAACTCCTGGCCGGAGCATGCAGCCTCCGCTCACAGAACGCGCTGTGTGATGTAACGCTGGAGGCAGGTGGGGTTCGCTTTCCAGCGCACAAGATCATTTTGGCTTCAGCGAGCAATTATTGCAAGATCCTGTTTGTTGGAAACACGACACGTGCCGGGAGCCCCGATGCGAATGTGCAGCTGAAAGCCATCAGTGCTGGGGGACTGAGGAATGTTCTCAACTTCATTTACTCCAACAAACTGGACCTCTCCCTACAGAACGTCGAAGAGACGTTCAAGGCGGCAGAAACCTTGCTCATCCGGGAAGTGATCAAGCTGTGCTTTCAGTTTCTGGAGGACGGCCTGAATCACAAGAACTGCCTGGACACACTCAACATCGCTCGGAGGCTTGGGCCAGAAGAGTTGAGACAGAAAGCCATGAACTACGTAGGGCAGCACTACAAACAGATACTGACTGATCCTCAGTGCATGAAGCAGCTGGACAGAGAGACCCTGTGTGAAATCTTAGACAAGACAGACATGGCTGGGTGCACTGAGCTGGAGCTGTTCAACGCGGCCATAAGCTGGCTGCTGCATGACAGCGTGAGGCTGAAAGGAGCGGCAGATATTTTAAAGCGAATCCGGTTTCCTCTCATTCCTCTACGGGATCTGCAGAGATATGTGCAGGAAACCCCCATTATGAGGACAGACTCGGAATGCCATAGGTACCTCCAGGAGGCTCTAAGCTACCACTCCCAGCTGTAtgctcagccagccctgcagaCCCAACACACAAGCATCCGCTCCAGCTCCTCTATGCTGCTCGTTCTTGGTGGCAGAACCACGGACAACAGAATCTGCAGAGACATGTGGGTTGTGGATGAGAGCTGCAGTGCATGGAGAAAGATAGGTGAACTCGCTACACCTGTCTACAACCACTGTGTAGCTGTGATCAATAACTTCCTCTTTGTCATCGGCGGTCAATCCAGATTTGATCCTGCAGGGAAACAGCCTTCAAACGAG GTGTTCCGCTTTGATCCCCGCGACAAGTCGTGGCTCCAGGTCTCCAGCATGCTGGAGAGGCGAACACGCTTCCACGCGGATGTGCTGTCCGATCGCATCCTGGCTGTGGGTGGTGGGACACTGCTGGGGAAGCTCACCAACACCATGGAAACATACCAGCCTGCAGAGAACAAGTGGGAGCACGCTGCTCCCTTTCCAGTGCCAGTGGCCGATCACGCAGGTACCACCCACAAGGGAATCCTCTACATTTCAG GGGGCTTTTCTGCTGGCAAGACCTTGAGGGACACATACAGCTACCTCCCTCGCCTGCGGCGCTGGATCACTAACCGTGCCATGACCTTTGCCCGGTGCGACCatggaatggctgccatcagAGACCGGATCTTCTGTATTGGAGGCAGGACTTTAAGTGCT
- the LOC140899312 gene encoding kelch-like protein 13 isoform X3 produces MSLSTQSLSLTSDTYLAKLLAGACSLRSQNALCDVTLEAGGVRFPAHKIILASASNYCKILFVGNTTRAGSPDANVQLKAISAGGLRNVLNFIYSNKLDLSLQNVEETFKAAETLLIREVIKLCFQFLEDGLNHKNCLDTLNIARRLGPEELRQKAMNYVGQHYKQILTDPQCMKQLDRETLCEILDKTDMAGCTELELFNAAISWLLHDSVRLKGAADILKRIRFPLIPLRDLQRYVQETPIMRTDSECHRYLQEALSYHSQLYAQPALQTQHTSIRSSSSMLLVLGGRTTDNRICRDMWVVDESCSAWRKIGELATPVYNHCVAVINNFLFVIGGQSRFDPAGKQPSNEVFRFDPRDKSWLQVSSMLERRTRFHADVLSDRILAVGGGTLLGKLTNTMETYQPAENKWEHAAPFPVPVADHAGTTHKGILYISGGFSAGKTLRDTYSYLPRLRRWITNRAMTFARCDHGMAAIRDRIFCIGGRTLSANSSSTRFPHVAQPKCIIKIPSKVKWRIQPP; encoded by the exons ATGTCACTCAGCACTCAGAGCCTCTCTCTCACATCGGACACGTACCTGGCTAAACTCCTGGCCGGAGCATGCAGCCTCCGCTCACAGAACGCGCTGTGTGATGTAACGCTGGAGGCAGGTGGGGTTCGCTTTCCAGCGCACAAGATCATTTTGGCTTCAGCGAGCAATTATTGCAAGATCCTGTTTGTTGGAAACACGACACGTGCCGGGAGCCCCGATGCGAATGTGCAGCTGAAAGCCATCAGTGCTGGGGGACTGAGGAATGTTCTCAACTTCATTTACTCCAACAAACTGGACCTCTCCCTACAGAACGTCGAAGAGACGTTCAAGGCGGCAGAAACCTTGCTCATCCGGGAAGTGATCAAGCTGTGCTTTCAGTTTCTGGAGGACGGCCTGAATCACAAGAACTGCCTGGACACACTCAACATCGCTCGGAGGCTTGGGCCAGAAGAGTTGAGACAGAAAGCCATGAACTACGTAGGGCAGCACTACAAACAGATACTGACTGATCCTCAGTGCATGAAGCAGCTGGACAGAGAGACCCTGTGTGAAATCTTAGACAAGACAGACATGGCTGGGTGCACTGAGCTGGAGCTGTTCAACGCGGCCATAAGCTGGCTGCTGCATGACAGCGTGAGGCTGAAAGGAGCGGCAGATATTTTAAAGCGAATCCGGTTTCCTCTCATTCCTCTACGGGATCTGCAGAGATATGTGCAGGAAACCCCCATTATGAGGACAGACTCGGAATGCCATAGGTACCTCCAGGAGGCTCTAAGCTACCACTCCCAGCTGTAtgctcagccagccctgcagaCCCAACACACAAGCATCCGCTCCAGCTCCTCTATGCTGCTCGTTCTTGGTGGCAGAACCACGGACAACAGAATCTGCAGAGACATGTGGGTTGTGGATGAGAGCTGCAGTGCATGGAGAAAGATAGGTGAACTCGCTACACCTGTCTACAACCACTGTGTAGCTGTGATCAATAACTTCCTCTTTGTCATCGGCGGTCAATCCAGATTTGATCCTGCAGGGAAACAGCCTTCAAACGAG GTGTTCCGCTTTGATCCCCGCGACAAGTCGTGGCTCCAGGTCTCCAGCATGCTGGAGAGGCGAACACGCTTCCACGCGGATGTGCTGTCCGATCGCATCCTGGCTGTGGGTGGTGGGACACTGCTGGGGAAGCTCACCAACACCATGGAAACATACCAGCCTGCAGAGAACAAGTGGGAGCACGCTGCTCCCTTTCCAGTGCCAGTGGCCGATCACGCAGGTACCACCCACAAGGGAATCCTCTACATTTCAG GGGGCTTTTCTGCTGGCAAGACCTTGAGGGACACATACAGCTACCTCCCTCGCCTGCGGCGCTGGATCACTAACCGTGCCATGACCTTTGCCCGGTGCGACCatggaatggctgccatcagAGACCGGATCTTCTGTATTGGAGGCAGGACTTTAAGTGCT